The following proteins are co-located in the Planococcus plakortidis genome:
- the rapZ gene encoding RNase adapter RapZ has translation MDKHNEETELIIITGMSGAGKTVAIQSFEDLGFFTIDNLPPALLPTFIKLMRDSGKSMKRVAAVMDLRGGDFFASLVDAIDDLSKEPEVAITILFLDAENQTLVSRYKETRRSHPLSPGGLVLGGIKKERDMLKDLQGRAHYMYNTSEMSPRQLKEKITSDFASKTSNVFTVNLMSFGFKHGMPIDADLVFDVRFLPNPYYIEELNPQSGLDQPVSDYVLKWQETQTLVKKLEDLFDFMIPQYKQEGKAQLVIAFGCTGGQHRSVTLAEYFGKYLSKNNKVSITHRDVKIRKG, from the coding sequence ATGGATAAACATAACGAAGAAACCGAATTGATCATCATCACCGGCATGTCCGGTGCAGGAAAGACAGTGGCCATCCAGAGTTTTGAAGACCTCGGTTTTTTCACCATCGATAATCTTCCGCCCGCGCTTCTTCCGACATTCATCAAGTTGATGCGGGATTCAGGCAAGTCGATGAAACGCGTCGCAGCGGTCATGGATCTCCGCGGCGGTGATTTTTTCGCCAGTCTCGTTGATGCCATCGATGATTTATCGAAGGAACCGGAAGTGGCGATCACCATCCTGTTCCTCGATGCGGAAAACCAGACGCTCGTCAGCCGCTATAAAGAAACACGGCGCTCCCATCCGCTGTCGCCAGGCGGGCTGGTCCTCGGGGGCATCAAAAAAGAGCGTGATATGTTGAAAGACCTGCAGGGGCGGGCCCATTATATGTACAATACATCCGAAATGAGCCCACGCCAGCTGAAAGAGAAAATCACCTCGGATTTCGCTTCGAAAACAAGCAATGTCTTTACGGTCAACCTGATGTCTTTCGGCTTCAAGCATGGCATGCCGATCGATGCGGACCTGGTTTTCGATGTGCGCTTCCTGCCGAATCCTTATTATATAGAAGAATTGAATCCACAATCAGGTTTGGATCAGCCTGTTTCTGATTACGTCTTGAAGTGGCAGGAGACGCAGACATTGGTGAAAAAGCTGGAGGATCTGTTCGATTTCATGATTCCCCAGTATAAACAGGAAGGCAAAGCGCAATTGGTCATCGCTTTCGGCTGCACCGGCGGCCAGCATCGGTCGGTGACGCTTGCTGAGTATTTCGGGAAATATCTATCGAAAAACAATAAAGTCAGCATTACGCATAGAGATGTGAAAATCAGAAAGGGTTGA
- a CDS encoding gluconeogenesis factor YvcK family protein, with translation MEKSLQQKRVVIIGGGTGLSTLLRGLKTFPLDLTAIVTVADDGGSSGRLRDDLDIPPPGDIRNVMAALSDAEPLVAEMFQYRFKHSLDLEGHSLGNLMLAALTDLTGDFSHAVREMSRVLNVNGTVLPAANQLVTLNAELEDGTIIKGESKIPAYMQPIKRVFLEPAAVKTLPDTIQAIQSADVIVIGPGSLYTSILPNLLVKDIKKALLEAKARKIYICNLMTQAGETYGYTASDHVKALYDHVGVDFLDAILIDKVQMPQGVAERYKKEKAWPVEYDEERLKKLGLEVYRHDIANIFGEAVRHEPMKVAKWLFEYASSESQASRRRYS, from the coding sequence ATGGAAAAAAGTCTCCAGCAAAAACGAGTTGTAATCATCGGGGGCGGGACCGGTCTGTCCACTTTGCTGAGGGGCTTGAAAACTTTTCCGCTCGATTTGACGGCGATTGTCACGGTGGCAGATGATGGCGGGAGCTCGGGGCGTCTTCGGGATGACCTGGATATCCCGCCGCCAGGAGACATCCGCAACGTCATGGCTGCATTATCCGACGCGGAACCGCTCGTTGCCGAAATGTTCCAATACCGATTCAAGCATTCGCTTGATTTGGAAGGCCATTCGCTGGGGAATCTGATGCTTGCGGCTTTGACCGACTTGACAGGTGATTTCTCGCACGCGGTGCGGGAAATGAGCCGCGTCTTGAATGTCAACGGCACGGTTCTTCCTGCCGCCAATCAATTGGTGACCTTGAACGCAGAGCTTGAGGACGGGACCATCATCAAAGGGGAATCCAAGATCCCTGCTTATATGCAGCCGATCAAGCGGGTCTTCCTTGAACCGGCAGCCGTCAAGACTTTGCCCGATACGATACAGGCGATCCAATCGGCCGATGTCATCGTCATCGGGCCGGGTTCCTTGTACACGAGTATCTTGCCGAATTTGCTCGTGAAAGATATCAAGAAAGCGCTGCTCGAAGCAAAAGCACGAAAAATCTATATTTGCAACCTGATGACCCAAGCAGGGGAAACATACGGCTATACGGCTTCGGATCACGTGAAAGCCCTTTATGACCATGTAGGCGTAGATTTCCTCGATGCCATTTTGATCGATAAAGTCCAAATGCCTCAAGGCGTGGCTGAAAGATACAAAAAAGAAAAAGCGTGGCCGGTGGAATACGATGAAGAACGCCTGAAAAAACTTGGGCTTGAAGTATATCGCCATGATATTGCGAATATTTTCGGGGAAGCTGTCCGGCATGAACCGATGAAAGTGGCGAAATGGCTTTTTGAATATGCCAGCAGCGAATCACAGGCATCGCGGCGACGATATTCTTAA
- the whiA gene encoding DNA-binding protein WhiA gives MSFASETKKEMTQIDVDDCCGKAELSAMIRMNGTLSFSNRQLSLDIQTENAAIARRIYTLLKRFYKAYPVELLVRKKMRLKKNNIYICRLREGAKLVLEDLLILSEGFQFQQEISPELISTTCCKRSYLRGAFLAGGSVNNPETSSYHLEVYSSYKDHAEALVILMNHFQLNAKMIERKKGFVTYLKEAEKISDFLSLTGAHSALLKFEDVRILRDMRNSVNRLVNCETANLNKTIDAALRQIENIRFIDQVIGIDQLPDRLKEIARLRVEYQDVTLKELGEMVSTGKVSKSGVNHRLRKIDEIAESLRKGETISR, from the coding sequence TTGTCTTTTGCATCAGAAACAAAAAAAGAAATGACCCAGATCGACGTGGATGACTGCTGCGGCAAGGCAGAACTTTCTGCGATGATCCGCATGAACGGCACATTGTCATTTTCCAACCGCCAGTTGAGCCTGGACATCCAAACGGAAAACGCAGCCATCGCGAGAAGGATCTATACGTTGCTGAAACGTTTTTATAAAGCTTACCCAGTGGAATTGCTGGTACGTAAAAAGATGCGCTTAAAAAAGAACAACATCTATATTTGCCGTTTGAGGGAAGGCGCGAAGCTGGTGCTTGAGGATCTGCTGATTTTGTCGGAAGGATTCCAGTTCCAACAGGAAATCTCGCCTGAGCTGATTTCGACGACGTGCTGCAAACGTTCTTATTTGCGCGGGGCTTTCCTCGCGGGAGGTTCGGTCAATAACCCGGAAACATCCTCCTATCACCTGGAAGTCTACTCTTCCTATAAAGATCACGCTGAAGCGCTGGTCATCCTGATGAACCATTTCCAGTTGAACGCGAAAATGATCGAACGGAAAAAAGGGTTTGTGACATACTTGAAGGAAGCGGAGAAAATTTCCGATTTCCTGAGCTTGACTGGCGCCCATTCGGCACTGTTGAAATTCGAAGATGTCCGGATACTCCGCGATATGCGCAATAGCGTCAATCGTTTGGTCAATTGCGAAACGGCCAATTTGAATAAGACGATCGATGCGGCGCTGCGGCAAATCGAGAATATCCGCTTTATCGACCAGGTCATCGGCATCGACCAATTGCCCGACCGCCTGAAAGAGATAGCCCGCTTGCGTGTCGAGTACCAGGATGTCACACTGAAGGAACTGGGCGAGATGGTATCGACAGGAAAAGTGAGCAAGTCAGGCGTCAACCACAGGCTCCGGAAAATCGATGAGATTGCCGAGTCGTTAAGAAAAGGCGAAACGATCAGCCGGTAA
- a CDS encoding HPr family phosphocarrier protein: protein MVEKQVEVQLKSGLQARQAALFVQEANRYSSDVYLEKGDKKVNAKSIMGIMSLAVSKGTNVTISADGADEESAVDALAQLIDKEA, encoded by the coding sequence ATGGTAGAAAAACAAGTGGAAGTGCAATTGAAATCAGGATTACAAGCGAGACAGGCGGCATTGTTCGTACAGGAAGCCAATCGCTATAGTTCGGATGTTTACTTGGAAAAAGGCGATAAGAAAGTCAATGCCAAGAGCATCATGGGCATCATGAGCCTGGCTGTCAGCAAAGGCACGAACGTCACGATTTCGGCAGACGGCGCCGATGAGGAATCAGCGGTCGATGCACTGGCGCAATTGATCGATAAAGAAGCTTAA
- the clpP gene encoding ATP-dependent Clp endopeptidase proteolytic subunit ClpP — translation MNLIPTVIEQTSRGERAYDIYSRLLKDRVIMLGSGIDDNVANSIVAQLLFLEAEDPEKDISIYINSPGGSITAGMAIYDVMQFIKPDVQTVCIGMAASMGAFLLAAGTKGKRYALPNAEVMIHQPLGGAQGQATEIEIAAKRILFLREKLNQILSERTGQPLEVISRDTDRDNFMTAERALEYGLVDQIITRNKLPENHEKED, via the coding sequence ATGAATTTAATCCCTACAGTAATCGAACAGACAAGCAGAGGGGAACGCGCTTATGATATCTATTCCCGTCTATTGAAAGACCGCGTCATCATGCTCGGCAGCGGAATCGATGATAATGTCGCGAACTCCATCGTTGCGCAGTTGCTATTCCTTGAGGCGGAGGATCCTGAAAAGGATATCTCCATCTATATCAATAGCCCAGGCGGCAGCATCACTGCCGGCATGGCGATCTATGATGTAATGCAATTCATCAAACCGGATGTCCAGACAGTATGCATCGGCATGGCTGCATCCATGGGCGCTTTCCTTCTCGCTGCCGGCACTAAAGGCAAACGCTACGCCTTGCCTAACGCCGAAGTCATGATTCACCAACCGCTTGGCGGGGCTCAAGGGCAAGCGACTGAAATCGAAATCGCCGCAAAACGCATCTTGTTCTTGCGCGAAAAGCTGAACCAGATCCTGTCTGAACGTACTGGCCAGCCACTGGAAGTGATTTCACGCGATACAGACCGCGACAACTTCATGACTGCAGAACGTGCACTTGAATATGGCCTTGTCGACCAAATCATCACGCGCAATAAATTGCCGGAAAACCACGAAAAAGAAGATTAA
- a CDS encoding LemA family protein: MKKLLIPLLLVIGLIVIAIAIFGSSYNNFVQLEEDVNQSYAQLESQLQRRLDLIPNLVETVKGFADQEQEVIESVTEARSSMANAGSVEEQAEADAELSGALSRLLVVVENYPEIRSSENFQQLSDELAGTENRIAVARQDYNGSVTEFNREVRSFPGNMVAGIFGFDEKEYFEADAGAEDAPDVDFGTDGE; this comes from the coding sequence ATGAAAAAATTACTGATACCATTGCTGCTAGTGATTGGCCTGATCGTCATCGCCATTGCCATATTCGGTTCAAGCTATAATAACTTTGTCCAATTGGAAGAAGACGTCAATCAATCGTACGCACAACTTGAAAGCCAATTGCAGCGCAGGCTCGATCTGATCCCGAACCTGGTCGAGACGGTGAAAGGCTTCGCCGACCAGGAACAAGAGGTCATCGAAAGTGTCACGGAAGCCCGTTCGAGTATGGCAAACGCCGGTTCGGTTGAAGAACAGGCCGAAGCAGATGCTGAACTGAGCGGGGCGCTCAGCCGCTTGCTCGTTGTCGTCGAGAACTATCCGGAAATCCGTTCGAGCGAGAACTTCCAGCAATTATCCGATGAACTTGCCGGCACGGAAAACCGGATCGCAGTCGCACGGCAGGACTATAACGGTTCGGTAACGGAATTCAACCGGGAAGTACGCAGCTTCCCTGGCAATATGGTGGCAGGAATCTTCGGATTTGACGAGAAGGAATATTTTGAAGCCGATGCGGGTGCGGAAGATGCGCCGGATGTGGATTTCGGGACTGACGGAGAATGA
- a CDS encoding TPM domain-containing protein produces MIRKISVWLLLLLTFASTAQAAEFPELTDDIYIQDIAGVLSEEQEAEIKNLGAGLEDATSAQIAVMVIDSLEGEPIESYANEALRHYGVGSAEDNNGVLVVLSMTDREIYIEIGYGLEGALPDGKVGRILDDYAVPYLREGQPDEAILNTYQALYNEVSAEYDWDGEAVSPQPLNEVTPSSDEGDGGIMQPILTFLIVLVLLFLFTGGGGGRGRRGRGRTMRRGGFFGPGSFGGGFGGGSGGGGFRGGGGGSSGGGGAGRGF; encoded by the coding sequence ATGATTCGAAAAATTTCTGTTTGGCTCTTGTTGCTGCTGACGTTCGCCAGTACCGCGCAGGCGGCAGAGTTTCCGGAATTGACTGATGATATTTACATCCAGGATATCGCCGGTGTCCTGAGCGAAGAGCAAGAAGCCGAGATCAAGAACTTGGGGGCCGGTCTCGAAGACGCGACAAGCGCTCAGATTGCCGTCATGGTAATCGATTCATTGGAAGGCGAGCCGATCGAAAGCTATGCCAATGAAGCCTTGCGCCATTATGGCGTTGGATCTGCTGAGGACAACAACGGCGTATTGGTCGTGCTGTCGATGACGGACCGCGAGATTTATATCGAAATCGGCTATGGCCTTGAAGGTGCACTTCCTGACGGCAAAGTTGGCCGTATCCTGGATGACTACGCTGTCCCGTATTTGCGTGAAGGCCAGCCAGACGAAGCAATTCTCAATACGTATCAAGCGCTGTATAATGAAGTCTCTGCAGAATACGATTGGGATGGAGAAGCGGTCAGCCCACAGCCGCTTAACGAAGTGACACCAAGCAGCGATGAAGGCGATGGGGGCATCATGCAACCGATCTTGACCTTCTTGATCGTACTTGTTCTACTGTTCCTGTTTACAGGAGGAGGCGGCGGCCGTGGACGTCGCGGCCGCGGCAGAACGATGAGGCGCGGCGGGTTTTTTGGGCCTGGCAGTTTTGGCGGCGGCTTCGGAGGCGGTTCCGGTGGTGGAGGATTCCGTGGCGGCGGGGGCGGCTCTTCAGGGGGCGGCGGAGCCGGGCGAGGTTTCTAA
- a CDS encoding glutaredoxin family protein, which produces MYTLYTRPNCGLCEEAKSALTLLQEDYPIDFREINIEDDEQLHERYMLMIPVLAKQEKVLLYGNFGYGELLEALIL; this is translated from the coding sequence ATGTATACGCTTTACACACGGCCAAACTGTGGGCTTTGCGAAGAAGCGAAGTCTGCACTTACGCTTTTACAGGAAGATTACCCGATTGACTTTCGGGAGATCAATATTGAAGATGATGAACAATTGCACGAGCGATATATGCTGATGATTCCAGTTCTTGCAAAGCAAGAGAAAGTGCTGCTCTATGGAAATTTCGGCTACGGTGAACTTCTGGAAGCGTTAATTCTTTAA
- a CDS encoding sugar-binding transcriptional regulator has protein sequence MDPVLQAQVHLLPELPSLLKKRYSILELIQTEQPVGRRTISDMTGVAEREIRKETDLLRDQALIEMSKSGMSLTSIGGDVLEQLRELVKELAGTAELEAGLQAKLGIRQAVVLPGDSDRLTSVKNAIGRQAARIAEEKFESCRTIAVTGGSTMAAVAAEIRAAKKNPAMQFIAARGGLGEEMLHQANTIASSFADKTGGTVRTLYLPEHMSAEALEMMMKEPIIKEMMELYDQTDLVIHGIGDAEEMAIRRRSSVTEVEKIKTGGAVSEAFGYYFDKLGKIVYRIPTAGIQLEQVQKAPGIMAVAGGRTKARAIESYFQAAPERTILITDEGAARAILNPTTKLEEL, from the coding sequence ATGGATCCAGTTCTGCAAGCGCAAGTGCATTTATTGCCTGAACTGCCAAGTTTGCTGAAAAAGCGCTATAGCATCCTCGAGCTGATTCAAACCGAACAGCCCGTTGGCAGGCGTACGATCAGCGACATGACAGGCGTAGCCGAAAGGGAAATCCGTAAAGAGACCGACTTATTAAGGGATCAAGCTTTGATCGAAATGAGCAAGAGTGGCATGAGCCTCACGTCAATAGGGGGCGATGTCCTCGAGCAACTCCGTGAGCTAGTCAAGGAATTGGCCGGTACGGCCGAGCTTGAAGCCGGGCTTCAAGCGAAACTCGGCATCAGGCAAGCGGTCGTCCTCCCGGGAGACAGCGACCGGCTCACGTCTGTGAAAAATGCTATCGGCAGGCAAGCGGCTCGCATCGCAGAAGAAAAGTTCGAAAGCTGCCGGACAATCGCCGTTACAGGCGGCAGCACGATGGCAGCCGTTGCAGCTGAAATCCGGGCGGCAAAGAAAAATCCGGCCATGCAGTTTATTGCTGCACGGGGCGGGCTGGGTGAGGAAATGCTTCACCAAGCGAACACCATCGCTTCATCCTTTGCCGATAAAACAGGCGGAACTGTTCGCACGCTCTATCTGCCTGAGCATATGAGTGCAGAAGCGCTCGAAATGATGATGAAAGAACCGATCATCAAAGAAATGATGGAGCTCTATGACCAGACGGATCTTGTCATCCATGGAATCGGTGATGCAGAAGAGATGGCCATCAGGCGCCGCTCGTCTGTCACGGAAGTCGAAAAGATCAAGACAGGCGGAGCTGTCAGCGAAGCCTTCGGTTATTATTTCGACAAACTCGGAAAAATAGTTTACCGCATCCCGACAGCGGGGATTCAATTAGAGCAGGTCCAAAAAGCACCGGGCATCATGGCCGTCGCTGGAGGACGCACCAAAGCGCGCGCCATCGAATCTTATTTCCAGGCCGCGCCCGAACGAACCATCCTGATTACGGATGAAGGGGCAGCAAGGGCAATACTCAACCCAACAACAAAATTGGAGGAATTATAA
- the gap gene encoding type I glyceraldehyde-3-phosphate dehydrogenase — translation MTLKMAINGFGRIGRVVFREAMNNSEVEVVAVNDLTDADMLAHLLKYDSVHGALDADVSAKDGSIFVNGKEIKVFAEKDPAQLPWKEHGIDIVLESTGIFTTEEKASKHIEAGAKKVILSAPGKNGMKMLVMGVNEETYNPDEHHVVSNASCTTNGLSGISKVLNDKFGIKKAMMTTIHSYTNDQALLDAPHSDYRRARAAAESMIPTTTGAAKSVAKVLPELEGKIDGMAIRVPTPNVSLIDLVAELETDASVEEVNQALKDATENELKGYLAYSELPLVSRDYNGNTASATVDAASTMALGGNMVKVLAWYDNESGYSARCVDLAVHMYKKGL, via the coding sequence ATGACTTTAAAAATGGCAATCAATGGTTTCGGCCGCATCGGCCGTGTAGTATTCCGTGAAGCGATGAACAACAGTGAAGTGGAAGTAGTGGCAGTCAATGACCTTACCGATGCAGACATGCTGGCGCATCTATTGAAATACGATTCCGTGCACGGTGCTTTGGATGCAGACGTTTCCGCTAAAGACGGATCGATTTTCGTCAATGGCAAGGAAATCAAAGTGTTCGCTGAGAAAGACCCTGCGCAATTGCCTTGGAAAGAACACGGTATCGACATCGTCCTGGAATCGACTGGGATTTTCACGACTGAAGAGAAAGCTTCCAAGCATATCGAAGCAGGCGCTAAGAAAGTCATCCTTTCAGCCCCTGGCAAAAACGGCATGAAAATGCTTGTGATGGGCGTCAACGAAGAGACGTATAACCCGGATGAGCACCATGTTGTATCAAACGCGTCATGTACGACAAACGGCTTGTCCGGCATCTCGAAAGTATTGAACGATAAGTTCGGCATCAAGAAAGCGATGATGACAACAATCCACTCGTACACGAACGACCAAGCATTGCTCGATGCGCCTCACTCAGACTACCGCCGTGCGCGTGCAGCTGCTGAGTCGATGATCCCGACAACGACTGGCGCAGCGAAATCAGTCGCCAAAGTCTTGCCTGAACTTGAAGGCAAAATCGACGGCATGGCGATTCGCGTCCCGACACCGAACGTTTCATTGATCGACCTTGTCGCTGAACTTGAAACGGATGCATCTGTCGAAGAAGTCAACCAAGCACTTAAAGACGCGACGGAAAATGAGCTGAAAGGCTATCTGGCATACAGCGAACTTCCGCTGGTATCACGCGACTATAACGGCAACACTGCATCCGCTACGGTAGATGCTGCATCCACAATGGCTCTTGGCGGAAACATGGTCAAAGTCCTTGCATGGTATGACAACGAATCAGGCTACTCTGCACGCTGCGTCGACTTGGCTGTGCACATGTACAAAAAAGGGCTGTAA
- a CDS encoding phosphoglycerate kinase, translated as MQKMTMKDLDLKGKRVFCRVDFNVPMDGGKVTDDTRIRAALPTIEYLVGQGAKVILASHLGRPKGEVNEDMRLAAAGARLAELLGSDVKCLEESVGETVEQEIASLEPGDILLLENVRFHAGEEKNDPELAKQFAALADVFVNDAFGAAHRAHASTAGIAQHLPSVSGLLLEKELDVLGKALSEPDRPFTAIIGGAKVKDKIGVIDHLLDKVDNLLIGGGLSYTFIKAQGHEIGNSLVEEDKLELAKSFIDKAKEKGVKLYLPIDATVANEFSKDAETKTVKIEEIPSDWMGLDIGPETAKLYAEVINQSKLIIWNGPMGVFEMEAFANGTKSVAQAMAETPGYTVIGGGDSAAAVEKFHVADKMDHISTGGGASLEFMEGKDLPGVTALSDK; from the coding sequence TTGCAGAAAATGACCATGAAAGACTTGGATTTGAAAGGGAAACGCGTATTTTGCCGTGTAGATTTCAACGTACCGATGGACGGCGGGAAAGTGACTGACGACACACGGATTCGTGCGGCGCTTCCGACCATCGAGTATTTGGTCGGACAAGGCGCAAAAGTGATCTTGGCAAGCCATCTGGGGCGCCCGAAAGGCGAAGTCAACGAAGACATGAGACTTGCCGCTGCAGGCGCCCGGTTGGCCGAATTGCTTGGCAGCGACGTGAAATGCCTGGAGGAATCCGTTGGGGAGACAGTCGAGCAGGAAATTGCTTCACTGGAGCCTGGCGACATTCTGCTGCTTGAAAATGTACGGTTCCATGCGGGTGAAGAGAAGAACGACCCGGAACTCGCAAAACAATTTGCAGCCCTGGCAGACGTTTTCGTCAATGATGCATTCGGCGCTGCGCACAGAGCGCATGCTTCCACGGCAGGAATCGCACAACATCTGCCTTCGGTATCCGGCCTGCTTCTTGAAAAAGAGCTGGATGTCCTCGGGAAAGCTCTATCGGAACCGGACCGCCCGTTTACCGCCATCATCGGCGGGGCAAAAGTGAAAGACAAAATCGGGGTCATCGACCATTTGCTCGATAAAGTCGACAATTTATTGATCGGCGGCGGCCTGTCCTATACCTTTATCAAGGCGCAGGGCCATGAAATCGGCAATTCGCTAGTTGAGGAAGATAAACTCGAGCTCGCCAAATCGTTCATCGACAAAGCGAAGGAAAAAGGCGTGAAGCTTTATTTGCCTATCGATGCAACAGTCGCGAACGAGTTCTCGAAAGATGCTGAAACAAAGACGGTGAAAATCGAAGAAATCCCTTCCGACTGGATGGGGCTCGATATCGGGCCGGAAACAGCGAAATTGTATGCTGAGGTTATCAACCAATCGAAGCTCATTATCTGGAACGGGCCGATGGGCGTGTTTGAAATGGAAGCTTTTGCTAACGGGACAAAATCCGTCGCTCAAGCGATGGCAGAAACGCCAGGCTATACAGTTATCGGCGGTGGCGATTCCGCAGCGGCAGTCGAGAAATTCCATGTAGCGGACAAGATGGACCACATTTCAACAGGCGGTGGAGCTTCACTGGAGTTTATGGAAGGTAAGGACCTGCCAGGCGTCACCGCATTAAGCGATAAATAA
- the tpiA gene encoding triose-phosphate isomerase, with translation MRKPIIAGNWKMYKTASQAKEFVEQVNGLVPDAEKLDSVICAPALYLTQLVDAAGNSPLKIGAQTMHEKGEGAFTGEISPVQLADIGVDYVIIGHSERRQYFNETDETVNAKVKSAFSHQLTPILCVGETDEQREAGQMESIVEAQVEKAVEGLTDAQIAELVIAYEPIWAIGTGKTATAEDANEACGIVRKKIASLYSEDTAGKVRIQYGGSVKPANIQELLSMEHIDGALVGGASLEADSFVKLLEAGSNA, from the coding sequence GTGAGAAAACCGATCATTGCAGGAAACTGGAAAATGTATAAGACAGCATCACAAGCGAAGGAATTTGTGGAGCAAGTGAACGGCTTGGTGCCGGACGCGGAAAAGCTTGATTCCGTCATCTGTGCGCCCGCTCTATACCTCACGCAACTAGTCGATGCTGCTGGAAACAGCCCGTTGAAAATTGGCGCGCAGACGATGCACGAAAAAGGCGAAGGCGCATTCACCGGGGAAATCAGCCCTGTGCAATTGGCTGATATCGGTGTCGATTATGTCATTATCGGGCATTCGGAACGCCGCCAGTATTTCAACGAAACCGATGAAACAGTCAATGCAAAAGTGAAATCGGCGTTTTCGCATCAATTGACACCGATCCTGTGTGTCGGTGAAACGGATGAACAGCGTGAAGCCGGCCAAATGGAAAGTATCGTGGAAGCGCAAGTCGAGAAGGCTGTAGAAGGCTTGACCGACGCACAAATCGCAGAACTGGTCATCGCTTACGAGCCAATCTGGGCAATCGGAACAGGCAAAACAGCGACCGCTGAAGATGCCAACGAAGCTTGCGGCATCGTGCGCAAGAAAATCGCTTCACTTTACAGCGAAGACACGGCTGGAAAAGTCCGCATCCAATACGGCGGAAGCGTGAAACCCGCGAATATCCAGGAATTGCTTTCGATGGAGCATATCGACGGCGCATTAGTCGGCGGCGCGAGCTTGGAAGCGGACTCGTTCGTCAAGCTGTTGGAGGCGGGTTCGAATGCGTAA